The proteins below come from a single Serratia ficaria genomic window:
- a CDS encoding DASS family sodium-coupled anion symporter gives MDKLTPLKPVPSLCAVAATLIVWFFIPVPEGVAPNAWQLLALFIGTIIAIIGKAMPIGAVAVIAIALVAVTGVTHPGKPGAALDDALSGFSNPLIWLIGFSIMISLSLNKTGLGARIGYYFISLFGKKTLGIAYALTLAETTLAPVTPSNTARGGGIIHPIMKSIADSFGSRPELNTSGKIGRYLSLVNYNINPVTSAMFITATAPNPLIVSLIAKGTQGSFELSWSMWAVAALVPGLCSLIVMPLVIYLLYPPEVKSTPDAPRFAREKLQALGPVTLPEKITLAVFALLLVLWAGIPAMIFGPALAVHPTTAALIGLAALLATGVLSWEDVLKHKGAWDTVVWFSALVMMASFLGKLGLIGWLSQTVGGGIAHIGMSWVGGTVLLTIIYLYSHYFFASTTAHVTAMFAAFFAAGIALGAPPALLGLILAFSSSLMMSLTHYGTGTAPIIFGSGYVTLGEWWKAGLVMSVINLLIWMLIGGAWWKWLGYW, from the coding sequence ATGGATAAACTGACACCGCTCAAGCCCGTTCCTTCCCTGTGCGCCGTCGCCGCCACGCTGATCGTCTGGTTCTTCATTCCGGTGCCGGAAGGCGTGGCGCCCAATGCCTGGCAGCTGCTGGCGCTGTTTATCGGCACCATCATCGCCATCATCGGCAAGGCGATGCCGATCGGCGCCGTTGCGGTGATCGCCATCGCGCTGGTGGCGGTGACCGGCGTAACCCACCCCGGCAAGCCGGGCGCGGCGCTGGACGACGCGCTCAGCGGCTTCTCCAACCCGCTGATCTGGCTGATCGGCTTTTCTATCATGATCTCCCTCAGCCTGAACAAAACCGGCCTGGGGGCGCGCATCGGTTACTATTTCATTTCGCTGTTCGGCAAAAAAACGCTGGGCATCGCCTATGCGCTGACGCTGGCGGAAACCACCCTGGCGCCGGTGACCCCCAGCAACACCGCGCGCGGCGGCGGCATTATTCACCCGATCATGAAGTCGATCGCCGACAGCTTCGGCTCCAGGCCCGAGCTGAATACCTCCGGCAAAATCGGCCGCTATCTGTCGCTGGTCAACTACAACATCAACCCGGTCACCTCGGCGATGTTTATTACCGCCACCGCGCCTAACCCGCTGATCGTCAGCCTGATCGCCAAAGGCACTCAGGGCAGCTTCGAGCTTTCCTGGTCGATGTGGGCGGTGGCCGCGCTGGTGCCCGGGCTGTGTTCACTGATCGTCATGCCGCTGGTGATTTACCTGCTGTATCCGCCGGAGGTGAAAAGCACCCCGGATGCGCCGCGTTTCGCCCGCGAGAAACTGCAGGCGCTGGGGCCGGTGACGCTGCCGGAGAAAATCACCCTGGCGGTGTTCGCGCTGCTGTTGGTGCTGTGGGCCGGCATTCCGGCGATGATCTTCGGGCCGGCGCTGGCGGTGCATCCGACCACCGCGGCGCTGATTGGCCTGGCGGCGCTGCTGGCCACCGGCGTGTTGAGCTGGGAAGACGTGCTGAAACACAAAGGGGCCTGGGACACCGTGGTGTGGTTCTCGGCGCTGGTGATGATGGCCAGCTTCCTCGGCAAGCTGGGCTTGATCGGCTGGCTGTCGCAGACCGTGGGCGGCGGCATCGCGCATATTGGCATGAGCTGGGTCGGCGGCACCGTGCTGCTCACCATTATTTATCTGTATTCTCACTACTTCTTCGCCAGCACCACCGCGCACGTTACCGCGATGTTCGCCGCCTTCTTCGCCGCCGGGATAGCGCTTGGCGCGCCGCCGGCGCTGCTGGGGCTGATTCTGGCGTTCTCTTCTTCGCTGATGATGTCGCTGACCCACTACGGCACCGGCACCGCGCCGATTATCTTCGGTTCCGGCTATGTGACGCTGGGCGAGTGGTGGAAGGCGGGGCTGGTGATGAGCGTAATCAACCTGCTGATCTGGATGCTGATCGGCGGGGCATGGTGGAAGTGGTTGGGTTACTGGTGA
- a CDS encoding MFS transporter: MQHLSWLSRRFNPIFAAFLLIAFLSGIAGALLAPTLSLFLTTEVQVRPLWVGLFYTANAVAGIAVSFLLAKRSDTRGDRRMLILLCCLMAVGNCLLFAFNRDYLTLITAGVLMSAVANTAMPQIFALAREYADSEAREVVMFSSVMRAQLSLAWVVGPPLSFALALSYGFTAMFLIAAATFALCTLLVWFTLPSVPRAQEAGDSLQGGASAPIAPASAWRNRDVRLLFIASMLMWTCNTMYIIDMPLYITADLGLPESLAGLLMGTAAGLEIPAMLLAGYYVKRFGKRNMMLFAVAAGVLFYLGLVVFKVKLALIALQLLNAVFIGIIAGIGMLYFQDLMPGRPGAATTLFTNSISTGVILAGVLQGALVENLGHYAVYWLAALLAVAALWISARVREV, encoded by the coding sequence ATGCAACACCTGAGCTGGCTGTCACGACGTTTTAATCCCATTTTTGCCGCTTTCCTGCTGATCGCCTTTCTTTCGGGCATCGCCGGCGCCTTGCTGGCGCCGACGCTGAGCCTGTTTCTCACCACCGAGGTGCAGGTGCGGCCGCTGTGGGTCGGTTTGTTCTATACCGCCAACGCCGTCGCCGGCATTGCCGTCAGCTTCCTGCTGGCCAAGCGTTCCGACACCCGCGGCGATCGCCGCATGCTGATCCTGCTGTGCTGCCTGATGGCGGTCGGCAACTGCCTGCTGTTCGCCTTCAACCGCGACTACCTGACGTTGATCACCGCCGGGGTGCTGATGTCGGCGGTCGCCAACACCGCCATGCCGCAGATTTTCGCACTGGCGCGCGAATACGCCGACAGCGAAGCGCGCGAGGTGGTGATGTTCAGTTCGGTGATGCGCGCGCAGCTGTCGCTGGCCTGGGTGGTGGGCCCGCCGCTGTCCTTCGCGCTGGCGTTGAGCTACGGCTTCACGGCGATGTTCCTGATCGCCGCCGCCACCTTTGCCCTGTGTACGCTGTTGGTGTGGTTCACCCTGCCGTCGGTGCCGCGTGCACAAGAGGCGGGCGATAGTTTGCAGGGCGGCGCCTCCGCGCCGATCGCGCCCGCCAGCGCCTGGCGCAACCGCGACGTGCGGCTGCTGTTTATCGCCTCGATGCTGATGTGGACCTGCAACACCATGTACATCATCGACATGCCGCTGTACATCACCGCCGATCTCGGCCTGCCGGAGAGCCTGGCGGGGCTGCTGATGGGTACCGCCGCCGGGCTGGAGATCCCGGCGATGCTGCTGGCCGGTTATTACGTCAAACGCTTCGGCAAGCGCAACATGATGCTGTTCGCGGTCGCGGCGGGCGTGCTGTTTTACCTCGGGCTGGTGGTGTTCAAGGTCAAGCTGGCGCTGATCGCGCTGCAGCTGCTCAACGCCGTTTTTATCGGCATTATCGCCGGTATCGGCATGCTCTATTTCCAGGACCTGATGCCTGGGCGGCCGGGCGCCGCCACCACGCTGTTCACCAACAGCATTTCCACCGGGGTGATCCTGGCCGGGGTGCTGCAGGGGGCGCTGGTGGAAAACCTGGGGCACTACGCGGTTTACTGGCTGGCGGCGCTGCTGGCGGTGGCGGCGCTGTGGATCAGCGCCCGGGTGCGCGAAGTGTGA